In Rothia mucilaginosa, one genomic interval encodes:
- a CDS encoding peptidoglycan-binding domain-containing protein, whose product MNTQQSSENPRRAATTATIRAYLVPVLVILLVITGGFSIYALNTGLRTNVESNAQPSRAAQLTTRISTQTVTRTYSGEVSVSPARSYTVGTPQGVVTRDGAKAGTQLSNGSIITTINERPIIAFKGSIPAYRDLAVGARGDDVKQLQEALESLGYSIWDEEGNYGEATANAVYRFYLDRGYYPPGDTDRTEEGRYNTALPLSEYLFADGNEYTVDNSCGTKGQTSTPALCTLSAGGYRLVLSADGSALSNELAEGQKVQILTDNGSPLEGTLGAALTPEGSTNADGGANAGASNGAQNSARPNSDTSAPGATARKRYPITIDLPENTTASTRFQATVTLNRGVENALAVLEAAVKTEENGTHSITLENGQSVPVTLGVCSAGICELVNPAAELKAGTVVKLKER is encoded by the coding sequence ATGAACACGCAGCAGAGTTCAGAAAACCCCCGCCGCGCCGCCACGACGGCAACCATACGCGCCTACCTGGTTCCGGTGCTCGTCATTCTGCTCGTCATCACCGGCGGGTTCTCCATCTACGCACTTAATACGGGGCTACGCACCAATGTTGAATCCAATGCGCAGCCGTCCCGCGCCGCGCAACTAACAACCCGAATCAGCACGCAGACTGTTACCCGCACCTACTCGGGAGAAGTCAGCGTGTCACCCGCCCGAAGCTACACCGTAGGAACCCCTCAAGGAGTGGTGACCAGGGACGGCGCCAAGGCGGGTACCCAGCTGAGTAACGGCTCAATTATCACCACTATCAATGAGCGTCCCATCATTGCGTTCAAGGGTAGTATTCCCGCCTACCGCGACCTTGCCGTAGGCGCTCGCGGCGATGATGTTAAACAGCTCCAAGAAGCTCTAGAATCGCTCGGCTACAGTATCTGGGATGAGGAAGGAAACTACGGCGAAGCAACCGCCAACGCTGTCTACCGTTTCTACCTGGATCGTGGCTACTACCCTCCCGGGGATACTGACCGAACCGAAGAAGGACGCTACAACACTGCCCTGCCGCTCTCTGAATACCTCTTCGCTGACGGCAATGAATACACCGTAGACAACAGCTGCGGTACCAAAGGCCAAACCTCAACTCCGGCGCTGTGCACCCTATCCGCGGGTGGATACCGTCTGGTACTCTCCGCGGACGGTAGCGCTCTCAGCAATGAACTCGCTGAAGGACAGAAAGTCCAGATTCTTACCGATAACGGAAGCCCGCTCGAAGGCACTCTGGGCGCGGCCCTCACACCCGAAGGCTCAACTAACGCTGACGGCGGCGCTAACGCAGGTGCCTCCAACGGTGCGCAGAACAGCGCGCGACCTAACAGCGATACCTCCGCACCGGGAGCTACTGCGCGGAAACGCTACCCCATCACAATCGACTTGCCGGAAAACACGACGGCATCAACACGTTTTCAAGCCACCGTCACTCTCAACCGAGGCGTTGAAAACGCCCTCGCGGTGCTCGAAGCAGCCGTCAAAACCGAAGAAAACGGAACGCACTCCATCACCCTGGAGAACGGTCAGAGCGTTCCCGTCACCCTTGGCGTGTGCTCCGCCGGAATCTGCGAGCTCGTCAACCCCGCTGCAGAACTCAAGGCAGGTACCGTCGTGAAGCTGAAGGAGCGCTAA
- a CDS encoding ABC transporter ATP-binding protein, whose product MPHHETERALPTSATATKPNIECHNIARFFPPSTWALKNATLSIHEGESVAITGASGSGKSTLLSIIGLLDQPSEGELKILGQNMGTASDAERTVARREHIAFVFQAYHLIAHLNATENITHTLRMRGVPGRQAHQRALQALEQVGLGHRLEVLPRNMSGGEQQRVAVARALACAPRILLCDEPTGNLDTENSHKVLDLLLAGRAEKQSLVIITHEPDIAARCDRQLHMVDGMLVSPELASPEEPAHQTLKEPVVRGG is encoded by the coding sequence ATGCCTCATCACGAGACAGAACGTGCCCTCCCCACGAGCGCTACCGCCACAAAACCTAATATCGAGTGCCACAATATTGCGCGTTTCTTCCCGCCCTCCACCTGGGCGCTTAAAAACGCAACCCTCAGCATTCATGAAGGCGAATCGGTGGCCATTACCGGCGCCTCCGGAAGCGGAAAATCTACGCTCCTCTCTATCATCGGGCTACTCGATCAGCCCTCTGAAGGTGAGCTGAAAATATTGGGCCAAAACATGGGCACCGCCAGCGACGCCGAGCGAACTGTAGCACGCCGTGAGCACATCGCTTTCGTCTTTCAGGCGTACCACCTCATTGCTCATCTGAACGCCACCGAGAACATTACCCACACCCTCCGGATGCGCGGCGTACCGGGCCGTCAGGCACATCAGCGTGCGTTGCAGGCACTCGAACAGGTGGGTTTGGGGCACCGTCTGGAGGTTCTTCCACGCAACATGTCCGGTGGTGAACAGCAACGAGTCGCGGTCGCACGCGCGTTAGCCTGCGCCCCGCGCATCCTGCTGTGTGATGAGCCTACAGGAAACCTCGACACTGAAAACTCTCACAAGGTGTTGGATCTGCTCCTCGCCGGCCGTGCGGAGAAGCAAAGCCTGGTCATCATCACCCATGAACCCGATATCGCGGCTCGCTGCGACCGGCAACTACACATGGTCGATGGGATGCTCGTTAGCCCCGAACTCGCTAGCCCCGAAGAACCGGCCCACCAAACGCTCAAAGAACCCGTTGTCAGGGGAGGATAG
- a CDS encoding ABC transporter permease: MLRNNLHYALLAVVHRWRRNLLTVLAMLAGTTTIIMLVGVSESSALNTSSQLASYDSTRLGVRLQPQTWDIPEDELLWRVNQVPEVKAAGTVTIDTQTTRPQVNRPGYEGQQTPLAIVSEAGLKARGAHIVEGHFSEPARERPGEPTVYLGVALAKELGVSTEPGRNMIEVNGMRAYVLGIIRDGGKNAALSSALILPTTSTFLPQAHTLQRGMDVIVNPGSADTVAEQLKQVLDPQRAPVDTNIEIPPSPVTLRASLTKDSRALTTIILVVLIVSTSFGIVMTMQISVWERRREIGINRALGLGRRDVAVSFLAEAALLGALGALGGFILGILGSWVVCLLNGWALSLPPLILGIPFLGLGVGIVAGALPAYAATKVQPLELLQ; this comes from the coding sequence ATGCTAAGGAACAACCTTCACTACGCTCTCCTTGCAGTTGTTCACCGTTGGCGCCGCAACCTGCTCACGGTATTGGCGATGCTCGCGGGAACAACCACCATCATTATGCTGGTGGGCGTCAGCGAGTCGTCAGCGCTCAACACGAGCTCGCAGCTGGCCAGTTACGATTCCACCCGGCTCGGTGTGCGCCTCCAGCCGCAGACCTGGGATATACCGGAGGATGAACTGCTCTGGCGCGTTAACCAAGTTCCAGAGGTCAAAGCTGCCGGTACAGTCACCATCGATACGCAGACAACGCGTCCGCAGGTCAACAGGCCGGGGTATGAGGGCCAACAGACACCCCTCGCAATTGTTTCAGAAGCAGGTTTGAAAGCACGAGGCGCGCACATTGTCGAAGGGCACTTTTCGGAGCCTGCCCGCGAACGCCCCGGTGAGCCTACCGTCTATCTGGGTGTTGCCCTCGCGAAAGAGCTAGGGGTCAGTACTGAGCCCGGGCGGAACATGATTGAGGTCAACGGAATGCGAGCTTACGTGCTCGGCATTATCCGTGACGGCGGCAAAAACGCTGCTCTCAGTAGCGCTCTTATCCTGCCGACCACCTCCACTTTCTTGCCGCAAGCCCACACCCTGCAACGCGGTATGGACGTTATCGTGAATCCAGGAAGTGCAGATACGGTCGCGGAACAGCTCAAGCAGGTACTCGATCCGCAGCGCGCCCCCGTTGATACAAACATTGAGATTCCGCCTTCACCGGTGACTCTTCGTGCTTCCTTGACGAAGGATAGCCGAGCTCTTACGACCATTATTCTGGTGGTTCTTATCGTCTCGACAAGCTTCGGCATTGTGATGACCATGCAGATTTCGGTCTGGGAACGCCGCCGGGAAATCGGCATTAACCGTGCATTAGGGTTGGGACGGCGAGATGTGGCGGTCAGCTTCCTTGCAGAGGCGGCTCTCCTCGGGGCCCTGGGCGCTCTTGGAGGCTTCATCCTCGGTATTCTCGGTTCCTGGGTTGTGTGCCTTCTCAACGGATGGGCGCTATCTCTGCCGCCCCTTATCCTAGGGATTCCTTTCCTCGGCTTGGGTGTGGGCATCGTGGCGGGTGCATTGCCCGCCTACGCGGCAACGAAGGTTCAGCCGCTTGAGCTCCTGCAATAA
- a CDS encoding FadR/GntR family transcriptional regulator — MPRSFDDTQPAEAPPVVERQPILADRSYSIILETFERRLRLGELRVGDKLPSERELAARHGISRPSVREGLRVLNALGLIRSSTGSGPKSGAIIISEPSDALSWALRMHIATRSLPVKDVVSTRLLLEGPAARAAAAAPDTPERAAALERARVHLAEMDEQISDERFHFCDTRFHYELSKLGGNIVLDTVIDSLHMATMSYVQEAVPFLKDWEAVKRTLQQQHYGIIEAISSHDEQAAYERVCDHITWFYSLSDRAAEERARQHPARDILHEDLCHENVHDEDVHAG; from the coding sequence ATGCCTCGTTCTTTTGACGACACCCAGCCTGCAGAGGCGCCCCCTGTAGTTGAGCGTCAGCCGATTCTGGCGGACCGCAGCTACAGCATCATTCTGGAGACCTTTGAGCGGCGTCTGCGTCTGGGTGAGTTGCGTGTGGGCGATAAGCTCCCCTCCGAGCGTGAGCTGGCGGCACGGCACGGTATTTCCCGCCCCTCGGTCCGTGAGGGGTTGAGGGTTCTGAACGCGCTGGGTCTGATTCGTTCCAGCACCGGTTCGGGACCGAAGTCGGGCGCGATTATCATTTCGGAGCCGTCGGATGCACTCAGCTGGGCGCTGCGCATGCACATTGCGACCCGTAGCCTGCCGGTGAAGGACGTTGTCTCAACCCGCCTGCTACTGGAGGGCCCTGCGGCACGTGCGGCAGCTGCCGCGCCGGATACTCCGGAGCGTGCGGCAGCGCTGGAGCGTGCGCGTGTGCATCTGGCGGAGATGGATGAGCAGATCAGCGATGAGCGTTTCCATTTCTGCGATACGCGTTTTCACTATGAGCTGTCGAAGCTCGGCGGCAATATTGTGCTTGATACGGTTATTGACTCTCTGCACATGGCGACGATGAGTTATGTGCAGGAGGCGGTTCCTTTCCTGAAGGATTGGGAGGCGGTCAAGCGCACGTTGCAGCAGCAGCATTACGGCATTATTGAGGCGATTTCCTCTCACGATGAGCAGGCGGCCTATGAGCGGGTGTGCGATCACATTACGTGGTTTTATTCGCTGTCTGACCGTGCTGCGGAGGAGCGGGCGCGGCAGCATCCGGCGCGGGATATTCTGCACGAGGATTTGTGCCACGAGAACGTACATGACGAAGACGTTCACGCCGGCTAG
- a CDS encoding L-lactate permease translates to METYTAVTNAVGGSLGLSALVATIPLLTFFVMLLGVKARAHWSALVALAASILVAVLGFHMPADLAGLGAVRGGIYGLVICWVILGAIWFYQITVLSGRFEDLRRVFDRLGGGDLRIQAILIAFCFGGLLEALAGFGAPVAITATMILSLGVKPLKAAVTVLIANTAPVAFGAVAVPITTAADVGGKDAHVIATIVGHQAPFLAMLVPLILLVILDGMKGLKDAWLPALVIGVSFAIAQWVTAATPAYNLTDVVACIVSMGVAVIFLQFWKPRGVEGVRERYGLPAQAEEKEALPAVRVWMALLPYVIVVAIFGVANLHAGLKAWLKSFVLKIDIQALSSRLVTADGKPVKDAVYNFAWMSNPGTLLIISGLVVAVVYFFFNEKGRYAFKFPAIFTEFGSVVYRMRWSILTIASVLALAYVMNFSGQTIAMGTFLAGLGTVYAFLAPALGWIGTAVTGSDTSANALFAKLQVSAAENLQHAGIHGATPELMLAANTTGGVVGKMISPQSLAIAATSVDMEGKESDILKAVLPWSFAMLLFVCVLVFLQTNVLSFMIP, encoded by the coding sequence GTGGAAACTTATACCGCTGTAACCAATGCAGTGGGAGGTAGCCTCGGCCTCAGCGCGCTCGTGGCAACCATTCCCCTCCTCACCTTCTTTGTGATGCTACTGGGCGTTAAGGCACGCGCTCACTGGTCCGCACTCGTGGCACTGGCAGCATCCATCCTCGTAGCAGTCCTGGGCTTCCACATGCCCGCTGACCTCGCCGGTCTGGGCGCCGTCCGCGGTGGCATCTACGGCCTGGTCATCTGCTGGGTTATCCTCGGTGCAATCTGGTTCTACCAGATCACCGTCCTTTCCGGCCGCTTTGAAGATCTGCGCCGCGTCTTCGACCGCCTCGGCGGCGGCGACCTGCGCATCCAGGCTATCCTCATCGCATTCTGCTTCGGCGGTCTGCTCGAGGCACTGGCTGGCTTCGGCGCTCCCGTTGCAATTACCGCAACCATGATTCTCTCCCTGGGCGTTAAGCCCCTTAAGGCTGCTGTCACCGTTCTGATCGCTAACACCGCACCCGTGGCATTCGGCGCAGTTGCTGTCCCGATTACCACCGCAGCTGACGTTGGCGGCAAGGACGCACACGTTATCGCAACCATCGTTGGTCACCAGGCTCCGTTCCTGGCAATGCTCGTTCCGCTCATCCTGCTCGTCATCCTTGACGGTATGAAGGGTCTGAAGGACGCATGGCTGCCCGCACTGGTCATCGGTGTCTCCTTCGCAATTGCACAGTGGGTCACCGCTGCTACCCCCGCATACAACCTGACCGACGTTGTTGCTTGCATCGTCTCCATGGGTGTTGCTGTTATCTTCCTGCAGTTCTGGAAGCCGCGCGGCGTCGAGGGCGTTCGTGAACGCTACGGCCTGCCCGCACAGGCTGAAGAGAAGGAAGCTCTGCCCGCCGTTCGCGTCTGGATGGCACTGCTGCCCTACGTCATCGTCGTTGCAATCTTCGGTGTTGCTAACCTGCACGCTGGCCTGAAGGCATGGCTGAAGAGCTTCGTCCTCAAGATCGACATCCAGGCTCTGAGCTCCCGCCTCGTCACCGCTGACGGCAAGCCCGTCAAGGATGCAGTCTACAACTTCGCGTGGATGTCCAACCCCGGCACCCTGCTGATCATCTCCGGTCTGGTTGTTGCTGTGGTCTACTTCTTCTTCAACGAGAAGGGCCGCTACGCCTTCAAGTTCCCGGCAATCTTCACCGAGTTCGGTTCCGTTGTCTACCGCATGCGTTGGTCCATCCTGACCATTGCTTCGGTTCTGGCACTGGCATACGTCATGAACTTCTCCGGTCAGACCATTGCTATGGGTACCTTCCTGGCAGGCCTGGGCACCGTCTACGCGTTCCTCGCACCGGCTCTGGGCTGGATCGGTACCGCTGTGACCGGTTCGGACACCAGTGCGAACGCACTGTTCGCCAAGCTGCAGGTGTCTGCTGCTGAGAACCTGCAGCACGCAGGTATCCACGGCGCAACCCCCGAGCTCATGCTGGCTGCTAACACCACCGGTGGTGTGGTCGGTAAGATGATCTCCCCGCAGTCGCTGGCTATTGCCGCTACCTCCGTGGACATGGAAGGCAAGGAATCCGACATCCTCAAGGCTGTCCTCCCCTGGTCCTTCGCTATGCTCCTGTTCGTCTGCGTCCTGGTCTTCCTGCAGACCAACGTTCTGTCCTTCATGATTCCCTAA
- a CDS encoding (Fe-S)-binding protein, protein MRIALFSTCIVDGMYPRVARATVEILERLGHEVVFPPNQTCCSQMHVNSGYFDDGYEVIKNHVEAFDSWDWDVAVAPSGSCVASLRHQQAMVARSRGDEALALKAEQIASRTFELSQLLIDILGITNAAEQLGSYFPEHVTYHSSCHGMRMLGLGTRQQDLVRTVEGIKYTQLEGMDQCCGFGGTFSFKNADVSGAMVNDKADNVEATGASVCTGGDCSCLMNIGGALMRRGSDVQTIHFAEILASTKENPLKINSERVELSIG, encoded by the coding sequence ATGCGCATTGCACTCTTCTCCACGTGCATCGTTGACGGCATGTACCCCCGCGTAGCACGCGCCACCGTCGAAATTCTTGAGCGCCTGGGCCACGAGGTTGTCTTCCCCCCGAACCAGACCTGCTGCTCTCAGATGCACGTCAACTCGGGCTACTTCGATGACGGTTACGAAGTCATCAAGAACCACGTTGAAGCTTTCGACTCCTGGGACTGGGACGTAGCTGTTGCACCCTCCGGCTCCTGCGTTGCTTCCCTGCGTCACCAGCAGGCAATGGTCGCACGTAGCCGCGGCGACGAAGCGCTGGCTCTGAAGGCAGAGCAGATTGCTTCCCGCACCTTCGAGCTTTCCCAGCTGCTAATCGACATCCTGGGCATCACCAACGCTGCCGAGCAGCTCGGCTCCTACTTCCCCGAGCACGTCACCTACCACAGCTCCTGCCACGGTATGCGTATGCTCGGCCTGGGCACCCGCCAGCAGGACCTGGTCCGCACCGTCGAAGGCATCAAGTACACCCAGCTCGAGGGCATGGACCAGTGCTGCGGCTTCGGTGGTACCTTCTCCTTCAAGAACGCTGACGTCTCCGGCGCAATGGTCAACGACAAGGCAGACAACGTTGAAGCAACCGGTGCTTCCGTCTGCACCGGCGGCGACTGCTCCTGCCTGATGAACATCGGCGGTGCGCTGATGCGTCGCGGCTCGGACGTTCAGACCATCCACTTCGCGGAGATCCTCGCATCCACCAAGGAAAACCCGCTCAAGATTAACTCCGAGCGCGTCGAGCTCTCGATCGGCTAA
- a CDS encoding LutB/LldF family L-lactate oxidation iron-sulfur protein, translating to MTAIQLGMPKVVHYGEGNIFEETPFPKYAKEELKNEQLRANLRFVTHAIRNKRARVTAELPDWQDLRNTGESVKNYVLANLPELLEQFERNFTAAGGHVHWARNATEANQIALDLIREQGVDEIIKIKSMATAETGLNEFLEENGINAIETDLAEEIVQLGHDRPSHILVPAIHRNRREIRDIFLREIEGINPDITDEPAELAEASRNRLRNKFLNTTVAVSGTNFGIAETGTLTIVESEGNGRMCLTLPDTLITFMGIEKILPTFQDYEAFLQLLPRSSTGERMNPYTSMWTGVTPGDGPQNMHVILIDNGRTAVLSDELGRQALRCIRCSACMNVCPVYERAGGHAYGSTYPGPIGAILSPQLSGIEAAENNSLPYASSLCGACYEVCPVKINFPEVLVHLRAKDVESQHAVREFEGNKKAPFSQMDGMMLGAKKLFTSGKMMSIAERGLPMSRLISGRKHKITAVPGIVSGWTAYRDIPEPPKESFRNWWKKEKGKAPARDNAQRVDIQALIEANKGKVAEAAANAKAAMDAQAAREAKENN from the coding sequence ATGACCGCTATTCAGCTTGGTATGCCCAAGGTCGTTCACTACGGCGAGGGCAACATTTTCGAAGAAACCCCCTTCCCCAAGTACGCGAAGGAAGAACTCAAGAACGAGCAGCTACGCGCCAACCTGCGCTTCGTGACCCACGCAATCCGTAACAAGCGCGCACGCGTCACCGCAGAACTGCCCGACTGGCAGGACCTGCGTAACACCGGTGAGTCCGTCAAGAACTACGTTCTGGCGAACCTGCCCGAGCTGCTCGAACAGTTCGAGCGTAACTTCACCGCTGCAGGCGGCCACGTGCACTGGGCACGCAACGCCACCGAGGCAAACCAGATTGCTCTGGACCTGATTCGCGAGCAGGGCGTGGACGAAATCATCAAGATTAAGTCCATGGCAACCGCAGAGACCGGCCTGAACGAATTCCTCGAGGAAAACGGCATCAACGCTATTGAGACCGACCTCGCGGAAGAAATCGTCCAGCTCGGCCACGACCGCCCCTCCCACATTCTGGTGCCCGCAATTCACCGCAACCGCCGCGAAATCCGCGACATCTTCCTGCGCGAAATTGAGGGTATCAACCCGGACATCACCGATGAGCCGGCAGAACTGGCAGAGGCATCGCGTAACCGCCTGCGCAACAAGTTCCTGAACACCACCGTGGCAGTCTCCGGCACCAACTTCGGTATTGCCGAGACCGGTACCCTGACCATCGTGGAGTCCGAAGGTAACGGCCGTATGTGCCTGACCCTGCCCGACACCCTCATTACCTTCATGGGTATTGAGAAGATCCTGCCCACCTTCCAGGACTACGAGGCATTCCTGCAGCTGCTGCCCCGCTCCTCTACCGGTGAGCGCATGAACCCCTACACCTCCATGTGGACCGGTGTGACCCCCGGTGACGGCCCGCAGAACATGCACGTCATCCTCATCGACAACGGCCGTACCGCCGTTCTGTCCGACGAGCTGGGTCGCCAGGCACTGCGTTGCATCCGCTGCTCCGCTTGCATGAACGTGTGCCCCGTGTACGAGCGCGCAGGCGGTCACGCCTACGGCTCCACCTACCCGGGCCCCATCGGTGCAATCCTGTCCCCGCAGCTCTCCGGTATCGAGGCTGCAGAGAACAACTCCCTGCCGTACGCATCCTCCCTCTGTGGCGCTTGCTACGAGGTCTGCCCCGTGAAGATTAACTTCCCCGAGGTCCTCGTGCACCTGCGCGCTAAGGATGTTGAGTCCCAGCACGCTGTCCGCGAGTTCGAAGGCAACAAGAAGGCTCCCTTCTCGCAGATGGACGGCATGATGCTCGGCGCGAAGAAGCTCTTCACCTCCGGCAAGATGATGTCGATTGCAGAGCGTGGTCTGCCCATGTCCCGCCTTATCAGCGGCCGCAAGCACAAGATCACCGCTGTTCCCGGTATCGTCAGCGGCTGGACCGCTTACCGCGACATCCCCGAGCCCCCCAAGGAATCCTTCCGCAACTGGTGGAAGAAGGAGAAGGGCAAGGCTCCGGCACGCGATAACGCACAGCGCGTTGACATTCAGGCCCTCATCGAGGCAAACAAGGGTAAGGTCGCTGAGGCGGCAGCAAACGCCAAGGCCGCTATGGACGCCCAGGCAGCCCGTGAAGCTAAGGAGAACAACTAA
- a CDS encoding LutC/YkgG family protein: MSSAKEDILARIRSSLADAPVAPEPVRNYRRVSELNEEQTIEMLVDRLIDYKANVFHANKENISEVIAERLGEKSTYVVPEGLNMEWLPADTADRKRVTDSGSTLKPGCLSLKELDAVDAVVTGSTVSCAETGTIFLNTNPDEGRRAITLVPDHHICVVPRSTVVELVPESIERITYTRPVTMISGPSATSDIELIRVEGVHGPRTLDVIIYDA; this comes from the coding sequence ATGTCCTCTGCTAAGGAAGATATCCTCGCACGTATCCGCTCGTCCCTGGCTGACGCACCCGTCGCCCCCGAGCCCGTACGTAACTACCGCCGCGTCAGCGAGCTGAACGAAGAGCAGACCATTGAGATGCTCGTCGACCGCCTCATTGACTACAAGGCAAACGTGTTCCACGCGAACAAGGAGAACATCTCCGAGGTCATCGCGGAGCGCCTGGGTGAAAAGTCCACCTACGTGGTTCCCGAGGGCCTGAACATGGAGTGGCTGCCGGCTGACACCGCTGACCGCAAGCGCGTCACCGACTCCGGTAGCACCCTCAAGCCCGGCTGCCTGAGCCTGAAGGAACTGGACGCAGTTGACGCTGTGGTGACCGGTTCGACCGTCTCCTGCGCAGAGACCGGCACGATCTTCTTGAACACCAACCCCGATGAGGGTCGCCGCGCCATCACCCTGGTGCCCGACCACCACATCTGCGTGGTGCCCCGTTCCACCGTGGTGGAGCTGGTTCCCGAGTCGATCGAGCGTATCACCTACACCCGCCCCGTGACCATGATTTCCGGTCCGTCGGCAACCAGTGATATCGAGCTGATCCGCGTGGAGGGCGTGCACGGCCCCCGTACCCTGGACGTCATCATCTACGACGCCTAA
- a CDS encoding molybdopterin-dependent oxidoreductase yields MHQLLLTASTGGVELDFPAWLRITHFINFIMMGFLIRSGWEVLASHPRLYWNNHCTPGSEWLKFTKDKVPTTPGAFTARDDQRTLSPLISLPGKAQIGLGRAWHALVTVIWIVNGLVYVSLLFLTGQWRRIVPTSWDIIPQAWESIQIYAGFQIPSIEHFQPYDALQQIMYFTVVFIVAPLMIATGPIMSPAFCGRFPGYVRLFRNRQTARSIHFLGMAFYCVFTVIHVALVFVVHPQYNIAHMMLNKPYNEVDAAQFAQAVTMLIGGIVFAVALWIFASYWSLRDLRFTQTFIWGLTQPIRNVLLDRITSRQVQKKTFTDADISPFHWVNTRPPTERESTEWNRLKEHEFVDYRLELGGLVKESKSLSIDDLKKLGKEVNITMHTCMQGWTGIAKWEGVRLRDVLALVEKTDDARYVMVTSFGHVGHTYDGRPTEPYYECLDISMAMEDETILAWGMNDKPLPDVYGGPLRLRADSMHGYKMVKWVQKIEWIKDYRDVGDGQGGSREDSGLQHFDARA; encoded by the coding sequence ATGCACCAACTACTCCTCACCGCGAGCACTGGTGGCGTAGAGCTGGACTTCCCGGCCTGGCTCCGAATTACGCACTTCATCAATTTCATTATGATGGGCTTCCTGATTCGTTCAGGTTGGGAAGTTCTCGCCTCTCACCCCCGCCTGTACTGGAACAACCACTGCACCCCGGGTTCCGAGTGGCTCAAGTTCACCAAGGACAAGGTCCCTACCACCCCCGGCGCATTTACTGCGCGCGATGACCAGCGCACCCTGTCTCCCCTGATTTCTCTGCCCGGCAAGGCCCAGATTGGTCTGGGCCGCGCATGGCACGCGCTGGTGACCGTCATCTGGATCGTTAACGGTCTCGTCTACGTCTCCTTGCTGTTCCTGACCGGTCAGTGGCGCCGTATCGTCCCGACCAGCTGGGATATCATCCCGCAGGCGTGGGAATCCATCCAGATTTACGCTGGCTTCCAGATTCCCTCGATTGAGCACTTCCAGCCGTACGACGCTCTGCAGCAGATTATGTACTTCACCGTGGTGTTCATCGTGGCACCGCTGATGATTGCAACCGGTCCGATCATGAGCCCGGCATTCTGCGGCCGCTTCCCCGGCTACGTGCGCCTCTTCCGTAACCGCCAGACCGCGCGTTCCATCCACTTCCTGGGTATGGCGTTCTACTGCGTCTTCACCGTCATTCACGTGGCGCTGGTATTCGTGGTTCACCCCCAGTACAACATCGCCCACATGATGCTGAACAAGCCCTACAACGAGGTGGACGCAGCACAGTTTGCTCAGGCAGTCACCATGCTCATTGGTGGTATTGTCTTCGCTGTGGCTCTGTGGATTTTTGCTTCGTACTGGTCCCTGCGCGACCTGCGATTCACCCAGACCTTCATTTGGGGTCTGACCCAGCCGATTCGTAACGTCCTGCTGGACCGTATCACCTCGCGTCAGGTGCAGAAGAAGACCTTCACCGATGCGGATATCTCCCCCTTCCACTGGGTTAACACTCGCCCGCCGACAGAGCGTGAGAGCACCGAGTGGAACCGCCTGAAGGAACACGAGTTCGTCGACTACCGCCTGGAGCTGGGTGGTCTGGTGAAGGAATCCAAGTCCCTGAGCATTGATGACCTCAAGAAGCTGGGCAAGGAAGTTAACATCACCATGCACACCTGCATGCAGGGTTGGACCGGCATCGCCAAGTGGGAGGGTGTGCGCCTGCGTGACGTCCTCGCACTGGTCGAGAAGACTGACGACGCTCGCTACGTCATGGTGACCTCCTTCGGCCACGTGGGCCACACCTACGACGGCCGTCCGACCGAACCCTACTACGAATGCCTGGACATCTCCATGGCAATGGAAGATGAGACCATCCTGGCCTGGGGCATGAACGACAAGCCCCTGCCGGATGTGTACGGTGGCCCGCTCCGTCTGCGTGCGGACTCCATGCACGGCTACAAGATGGTCAAGTGGGTTCAGAAGATTGAGTGGATCAAGGATTACCGCGATGTTGGCGATGGCCAGGGCGGTAGCCGCGAGGACTCCGGTCTGCAGCACTTCGACGCACGCGCCTAA